A single region of the Methylocystis echinoides genome encodes:
- the smbP gene encoding small metal-binding protein SmbP, whose protein sequence is MMSRRWMILAVGLTLGLGALGGPALAEDNYLQQAIAETTAAIEAGKQGEASSFVEHADDAIDRARSAVWGTPVDPIRKGIKYLRKAVKLAKGTSLDKRIAKATEQAELALQQFQSVK, encoded by the coding sequence ATGATGTCGCGTCGATGGATGATTTTGGCCGTGGGCCTGACCCTGGGCCTTGGCGCCCTTGGGGGGCCGGCGCTGGCGGAGGACAATTATCTCCAGCAGGCGATCGCAGAAACGACTGCCGCGATCGAGGCCGGCAAGCAGGGCGAGGCGAGCTCGTTCGTCGAGCACGCGGATGATGCGATCGACCGGGCGCGCAGCGCCGTCTGGGGCACGCCCGTCGACCCGATCCGCAAGGGAATCAAATATCTGCGCAAGGCCGTGAAGCTTGCGAAGGGCACCAGCCTGGACAAGCGCATCGCAAAGGCCACCGAGCAGGCTGAGCTTGCCCTGCAGCAGTTCCAATCGGTGAAGTAA
- a CDS encoding MEKHLA domain-containing protein: protein MSSFSAELPADLWRGWVTHSTALLNSYRERTGQELILRGGDAASEAERLLAAPFVVVSHGTGADPLLNYGNRVALALWEMTPAQLLETPSRLTAEPMLRDAREKLLAQTARDGFVSGYEGVRISATGRRFRISNVTIWNVTDAAGQPAGQAATFGRWTFL from the coding sequence ATGTCGAGCTTCAGCGCCGAACTTCCAGCCGATTTGTGGCGTGGCTGGGTGACGCACTCCACCGCGCTTCTCAACTCCTACCGCGAACGAACCGGCCAGGAACTCATCCTGCGTGGCGGCGACGCGGCAAGCGAGGCCGAGCGGCTGCTCGCTGCGCCTTTTGTCGTCGTATCGCATGGGACGGGGGCCGACCCGCTCCTCAACTATGGCAATCGGGTCGCGCTGGCGCTGTGGGAGATGACGCCGGCGCAACTCCTCGAAACGCCATCGCGCCTCACGGCGGAACCCATGTTGCGCGACGCGCGCGAGAAGCTTCTGGCCCAGACCGCGCGAGACGGTTTTGTGAGCGGTTATGAAGGCGTGCGCATCAGCGCGACAGGCCGGCGCTTTCGCATTTCGAACGTCACCATATGGAATGTGACCGACGCGGCGGGACAGCCCGCCGGTCAGGCCGCGACTTTCGGACGCTGGACGTTTCTCTAA
- a CDS encoding universal stress protein: MEEVPFQSILHPTDYSESSKPAFAHALRLAIAARSALHVLHVDDAGNETDWARFPDALALLKQWKMLEAAAAPEDVRRQLGVDVTREALGSADVAGTISAFAEERLCDLMVLMTHGSSWMGRLLKDSVAEASARLTHAPALFLHEGQHGFVDHASGRIRLHRILMPVAADVPPMHAWGLASKFVRALDPLAEFHMLHVGDTLPTFGNMLPYVDLKRGPVVETILEVAEHARPDLIIMATAGHHDLFDDLRGSTTERVMRKAPCPVLAIPEHARRNRA; the protein is encoded by the coding sequence ATGGAAGAAGTCCCTTTTCAATCCATCCTGCATCCGACCGACTATTCCGAGAGCAGCAAGCCCGCCTTCGCGCATGCGCTGCGGCTGGCGATCGCCGCGCGCAGCGCCCTGCATGTGCTCCATGTCGACGATGCCGGGAACGAGACGGACTGGGCGCGGTTTCCCGATGCGCTCGCCCTCCTCAAGCAATGGAAAATGCTCGAGGCCGCCGCCGCGCCGGAAGATGTGCGCCGCCAGCTCGGCGTCGACGTGACACGAGAGGCGCTTGGCTCGGCCGATGTGGCAGGGACCATCAGCGCCTTTGCAGAAGAGCGCCTCTGCGACCTGATGGTGCTGATGACGCATGGTTCGAGCTGGATGGGGCGGCTGCTCAAGGATTCCGTGGCGGAAGCGAGCGCCCGTTTGACGCATGCGCCCGCGCTGTTCCTCCATGAGGGGCAGCATGGCTTCGTCGATCACGCCAGCGGGCGGATCAGGCTGCATCGCATCCTGATGCCGGTGGCGGCCGACGTGCCGCCCATGCACGCCTGGGGGCTCGCGTCGAAATTCGTGCGGGCGCTCGATCCGCTCGCCGAATTCCACATGCTCCATGTCGGCGACACGCTGCCGACCTTCGGCAACATGCTGCCCTATGTCGATCTCAAGCGCGGGCCTGTGGTGGAGACGATCCTCGAGGTCGCCGAGCATGCGCGGCCCGATCTGATCATCATGGCGACAGCCGGCCATCACGATCTCTTCGACGATCTGCGCGGCAGCACCACCGAGCGGGTGATGCGCAAGGCTCCCTGCCCGGTGCTGGCCATTCCCGAACATGCCCGGCGCAATCGCGCCTGA
- a CDS encoding SpoVR family protein: MSGDLLFEGKDWSFDTLQNIHDAVDVVARQELGLDTFPNQIEVITAEQMLDAYASTGMPLLYRHWSFGKRFAQYEGVYRAGLQGLAYEIVINANPCIAYVMEENSATMQALVIAHAAFGHNHFFKNNYQFRQWTDAAGILDYLSYAKNYIAACEERHGEAEVERLLDAAHALSAQGVDRYPRKRPISLLEEERRDRERRAENERLYNDLWRTVPRGGDAPRRVIDHQRALLQLPQENILYFLEKAAPKLQPWQREVLRIVRLVAQYFYPQQQTKVMNEGCATYCHYRIMTRLHETGRISDGSFLEFLQSHTNAIRQPTAHDPSYSGVNPYALGFDMMCDIARIVRDPTEEDRQWFPEIAGTGDEMATLREVWANYRDDSFIAQFLSPHLMRKWRLFHIVDEEGAPKLKVESIHNERGYSDLRRSLASDYEVGRNTPDIQVADVDLAGSRRLVLHHRVFAGKLLEIVDAALVLRHLTTLWGYDVVLEEIDATTNEVLKAHMASPEP, from the coding sequence GTGAGCGGCGATCTGCTTTTCGAGGGCAAGGACTGGAGTTTCGACACGCTCCAGAATATCCATGACGCGGTCGACGTCGTGGCGAGGCAGGAACTGGGACTCGACACGTTCCCCAATCAGATCGAAGTCATTACGGCGGAGCAGATGCTCGACGCTTACGCGTCGACCGGCATGCCGCTGCTCTATCGGCACTGGTCCTTCGGCAAGCGCTTCGCCCAATATGAAGGCGTCTATCGCGCCGGCCTGCAAGGACTCGCCTATGAAATCGTCATCAACGCCAATCCCTGCATCGCCTATGTGATGGAGGAGAACAGCGCCACGATGCAGGCGTTGGTGATCGCCCACGCCGCCTTCGGCCACAATCATTTTTTCAAGAACAACTATCAGTTCCGCCAGTGGACGGACGCCGCCGGCATTCTCGACTATCTTTCCTACGCCAAGAATTACATCGCCGCCTGCGAGGAGCGCCATGGCGAGGCGGAGGTGGAGCGTCTGCTCGACGCCGCGCACGCGCTTTCGGCGCAGGGCGTCGACCGCTATCCGCGCAAGCGGCCGATCAGCCTCCTCGAGGAAGAGCGGCGCGACCGCGAACGCCGGGCGGAAAACGAGCGCCTTTACAATGACCTGTGGCGCACGGTCCCGCGCGGCGGCGATGCGCCGCGCCGGGTGATCGATCATCAGCGCGCGCTGCTGCAACTGCCGCAGGAAAACATCCTGTATTTTCTCGAAAAGGCCGCCCCGAAACTGCAGCCCTGGCAGCGCGAGGTCTTGCGCATCGTGCGGCTCGTCGCGCAGTATTTCTATCCGCAGCAGCAGACCAAGGTGATGAACGAGGGCTGCGCCACCTATTGCCATTACCGCATCATGACCAGGCTGCACGAAACGGGGCGGATCAGCGACGGCAGCTTCCTCGAATTCCTGCAGTCCCACACCAACGCCATCCGGCAGCCGACCGCCCACGATCCAAGCTACAGCGGCGTCAATCCTTACGCGCTGGGTTTCGACATGATGTGCGACATCGCCCGCATCGTGCGCGACCCCACGGAGGAGGATCGGCAATGGTTCCCCGAAATCGCCGGGACGGGGGACGAGATGGCGACGCTGCGGGAGGTTTGGGCCAATTATCGCGACGACAGTTTCATCGCACAATTCCTCAGTCCGCATCTCATGCGCAAATGGCGTCTCTTCCACATCGTGGACGAGGAAGGCGCGCCGAAGCTGAAAGTGGAATCGATTCACAATGAGCGTGGCTATAGCGATCTCAGACGCAGCCTCGCCAGTGATTACGAAGTCGGCCGCAACACGCCTGACATTCAGGTCGCCGACGTCGATCTCGCGGGGAGCCGTCGCCTCGTCCTGCACCACCGCGTCTTCGCCGGAAAGCTGCTGGAGATCGTGGACGCCGCGCTGGTGTTGCGCCATCTCACGACGCTTTGGGGCTATGACGTGGTTCTGGAAGAGATCGACGCAACGACAAATGAAGTGCTAAAGGCGCATATGGCGTCGCCCGAGCCCTGA
- a CDS encoding radical SAM protein has translation MTHVPITYIEPVYRPPSEADSLILPLTNGCSWNRCTFCEMYTAPQKRFRPRDEAEVLESIRLCGERFGGAVKRIFLSDGDAMTLSTRRLTTVLAAIRQHLPGVRRVSSYCLPRNLRKKSVEELRELAALGLSLVYVGAESGDDEVLDRVDKGETFESSREALEKLRAAGVKRSVMILNGLGGRALSRQHALNSAALMNATQPEFLATLVVSFPLGEARFRARFPEWEPLDVPGLMQEMELFVSSLNLDRTVFRSDHASNWLILKGTLGADKPRLLQQLRAAIAAPEAAPLRPAWARGL, from the coding sequence ATGACACACGTCCCCATCACCTACATCGAGCCGGTCTACCGACCCCCGAGCGAGGCGGACTCGCTGATCCTGCCGCTCACCAATGGCTGCTCGTGGAACCGTTGCACCTTCTGCGAGATGTATACGGCGCCGCAAAAGCGTTTCCGGCCGCGCGACGAGGCGGAGGTTCTGGAAAGCATCCGCCTGTGCGGCGAACGCTTCGGCGGCGCGGTGAAACGGATCTTCCTCTCCGACGGCGACGCCATGACGTTGTCGACGCGCCGTCTGACCACCGTGCTGGCGGCGATCCGGCAGCATCTGCCCGGCGTTCGGCGCGTGTCGAGCTATTGTCTGCCGCGCAATCTGCGCAAGAAATCTGTCGAGGAGCTGCGCGAACTGGCGGCGCTCGGCCTGTCGCTCGTTTATGTCGGCGCGGAATCGGGCGACGATGAGGTGCTCGACCGCGTCGACAAGGGCGAGACCTTCGAGAGTTCGCGCGAGGCGCTGGAGAAATTGAGGGCGGCCGGCGTCAAGCGCTCGGTCATGATCCTCAACGGCCTTGGCGGCCGCGCGCTGTCGCGGCAACACGCGCTCAATTCGGCGGCGCTGATGAACGCCACGCAGCCCGAGTTCCTCGCGACGCTGGTCGTGAGCTTCCCGCTGGGCGAGGCGCGTTTCCGCGCGCGCTTCCCGGAGTGGGAGCCCCTCGACGTCCCCGGCCTGATGCAGGAAATGGAGCTCTTCGTCTCCAGTCTGAATCTGGACAGAACCGTCTTCCGCAGCGACCACGCCTCGAACTGGCTCATCCTCAAGGGGACGCTCGGGGCCGACAAGCCGCGCCTCCTGCAGCAGCTGCGGGCGGCGATCGCGGCGCCCGAGGCGGCGCCGCTCCGGCCGGCCTGGGCGCGCGGTCTCTAG
- a CDS encoding four-helix bundle copper-binding protein, with the protein MHAEQIIGTHPDVKGQVNDALIRCIEECYDCAQSCVSCADACLVESNVATLRQCIRLNLDCADVCLATGAIATRRTGSNEELIRSMLESCALACRLCAEECGRHASHHEHCRICADVCRRCEEACEGAVRTVGFAH; encoded by the coding sequence ATGCACGCCGAACAGATCATCGGGACCCACCCGGATGTGAAAGGCCAAGTCAACGACGCCCTGATCCGGTGCATCGAGGAATGTTATGATTGTGCGCAGAGCTGCGTTTCCTGCGCCGACGCCTGCCTCGTCGAGAGCAATGTCGCGACCCTGCGCCAGTGCATTCGCCTCAATCTCGATTGCGCCGACGTGTGCCTTGCGACCGGCGCGATCGCAACCCGGCGGACCGGCTCGAACGAGGAACTCATCCGCTCGATGCTGGAAAGCTGCGCCCTCGCCTGCCGCCTGTGCGCAGAAGAATGCGGCAGGCATGCAAGCCACCACGAACATTGCCGCATCTGCGCCGACGTCTGCCGCCGGTGTGAGGAAGCCTGCGAAGGCGCCGTGCGCACGGTCGGTTTCGCGCATTAG